In the genome of Chryseobacterium sp. 52, the window AGAGCTTCTGTAGAAGATATTTTGAAGAATTTATAATAATTTTTCTGTGTAAAGCATTTAGTCCGGAACTTATTTTAGAATCTAACCGGGTTCCGGTACCGCTTTACAAAACCATTTCTATCATCTTAAATCCATCTATATGAAAAATCAATATGTTTACTTTTTATGTGCCTTTTTTGTAATCACAACCACCGGTTTATTACAAGCACAAGGCTGTAGTGATGCGGGATTTTGTACTGTGAACAGTTTAAAACCCAAAAATAATAAGGATTCTATCTCTTTGTATAAAAATCAGTTAAAAATTGGATTTTCTTTAGGAAAAGCAGACCATTCTATTCATACGTACAGTCCTTATTTAGAATACAATAGAGAAATTAATTCAAAATTCGGGATTAGTGTCAAAGCTTCTGCACTCTCTCAGAGCGGAAATGGAATAAATAATTTTGGGCTATCTGATGTGTACCTCAACACCAATTATCGCGTAGACAGAAATTTATCTTTCACTTTAGGAACTAAAATTCCGTTGACCGATGGAAATAGAGCCAAAGACGGACAGATTTTACCAATGGATTATCAGTCCAGCTTAGGAACCTGGGATATGATCGTGGGTGTTGGATATCAGGTTAAAAAGCTCCAGTTGGCTCTTGCCTTACAACAGCCTTTAACCCAGAACAGTAATCAGTTTATTGCTGAAAACAGTCCTGTAAATTCTATGTGGAGAGACTTTCAGAGCACAAAAGATTTTAAACGAAGCGGTGATGTTTTACTCAGAGCTTCCTATCCGTTCAAAATTAATAATCAACTTCAGATTACCCCAAGCCTGTTGAATATTTATCATCTTACTCAGGATAAATTCACCAATACATCCGGAATGGAACAAAAAATTGATGGTTCTGAGGGGCTAACGATGAATGGAAATCTATTTATTGATTATAATCTCAATCAAACTCATGCTTTTCAGCTGAATCTGGGAGCTCCTTTTTTATACCGGGATACCAGGCCTGATGGGTTAACCCGAAAATTCGTTGCAACTCTGGAATATAGTTTAAATTTTTAAGCCAAAAAACGCATCCGTAATAAAAATATCAACAACATCGAAAAAATCAATAAAGGCTTTAAATTCAAAAGAATTGACATTCCTCTTACCGTTACAGCAGGAGATGAAATATTTTACTCAACAAGCTTAAAAAAGAATGTTTCTAAATTTTTTAGGGACAAAAAAATATCTATTTTAGCAAAGCAAAAAATGAGATACTGACAGGTTATCATGATTCCATACCTGGGATTACACCTTTCAGTCAGACAGAAACTATGCAAGGGATGAGAAAGCGCGAAGTATTCTCAAAATTTTTAATGAAAAGAAAAAATGAAATTTAGAAACTGGTTTTTAGTAATGTTGCTATTTTTAGCGACAGCAATTAATGCACAGATCAAGAATCCTGTAAAATTTAAGTTCACGGTCAATGACCTTGGAAACAATCAATATGAAGCTGTTTTGAATGCTACCATGGAAAGCGGCTGGCATATTTACTCTAAAGATCTTCCTGAAGATACAGGAATTCCTACAGAATATAAAGTTTCAGGAAAAAATATTGAGCTGATCGGGAAATTCACCGAAGTTGGTAAAAAGCACGAAGAATTTTCGGAAGCGTTCGGGGGAACTATTGTTTTCTATTCCAATTCCGCAGGATTCAAACAGAAATTCAAATTAAAAGATCCGACAAAACCTGCTGATGTTATTTCTGAAATTACGTATCAGACATGTGACGACAGAGTTTGCCTCGCTCCAAATACCTTGGAGTTTAACCAAAAAATAACTCCGAAAGGAGCTACTGAAGAGACTGCAGAGGAAAAAACTGAAGCCACTAAAGATTCAGTAAAAACACTGGAAACAGTGACAACAGTTCCTGCAAAAGGGGAAGTTAAGGTTACAGAAACCTCACAATTAGATCCCAAACAGTTAAAAATAGCAACCATTGATTTTCAAAAACCTTTGACTGACTGTGGAACTGCAGTGGAAAAAGTAGGCGAAAACTACTGGACTTATTTATTTTTAGGATTTGCAGGAGGTTTAATCGCCTTGCTGACTCCATGTGTTTTCCCTATGATCCCGCTTACGGTTTCTTTCTTTACAAAAGGCAGCAGCAATAAGGCAAAAGGTAAAAGAGATGCCTTAATCTACGGGTTTTTCATTCTTTTAATCTTTGTTCTTTTAAGCGTTCCATTCCATTTAATTGATGGGATTGCAGGAAATATTTTCAATGAAATTTCTACAAGCGTCTGGCTGAATATAACATTCTTTATCATATTCATTTTCTTTGCAGGAAGTTTCTTCGGATACTATGATATCACGTTGCCCAGCTCTATTGCCAACAAATCCTCAAAAGCAGAAGAAGCAGGAGGAATCGTTGGTATTTTCTTCATGGCATTAACGCTGGTTATCGTCTCTTTCTCATGTACCGGACCTATTCTGGGAGGTTTATTAGGAAGCGCGGTGACAGGATCATCCAATGTCCCTATGCTGCTTACCTTTGCATTGGCAGGATTCGGGCTGGCATGGGCTATTGTTTTCGGACTTCTGGCTTTATTCCCGCAGGCTTTAAAGAGCCTTCCAAAATCCGGAGGATGGATGAACACCGTGAAAGTGGTTCTTGGTTTCGTAGAATTGGCTTTAGCTTTAAAATTCTTATCTAAAGCAGATTTGGTATCTAAGACATTCTTGTTAAAAAGAGAACTTTTCATCGTCATCTGGATCGTTATAGCGATAGGACTGGCCTTATATTTATTCGGAATTATCAGATTTCCGCATGATGATAAAAAACCTAAAATCTCCATTACCAGAAAAATACTGGGAGCACTGGGAATCGGTTTTGTGATTTATCTAATCCAGGGATTAATTCCTGCCGAACGACCAAAACTTCAACTGTTAAGCGGAATTTTACCTCCTCTGAACGTTAGTTATTTCCATGATGAAAAAGACGGAATTCTGGGAATGCATCCTGAACATGATTTCTTTAAAGCTATAGAGCTCGCCAAAAAGGAGAACAAACCTATTTTGATTGACTTCACAGGCTACGGTTGCGAAAACTGCCGAAAAATGGAGGAATTTGTCTGGAGTGAACCGGATATTCTACCCATCCTTCAGAATGATGTGGTATTGGCCTCTTTATATGTAGATGATAAAGAAGAACTTCCTGAAGATCAAAAAACTAAAATCGATCTTGGAGACGGACAGGTAAAAAAAGTAAAAACAATCGGTGACAGATGGAGCTTATTTCAGCAGGTGAATTTCAACAACAATTCCCAGCCGCACTACGTTCTGATAACACCGGACGGAAAAGTGATCAACACACCGGTATCGGGTTATATGCCGAAAGAAGATTTCAAGAAATTCCTGGAATGCGGTGTTAATTTTTATAAGACCATTCAGTAAGATTTAATTCAAACATACATAAAAGCCCTATCAATTCATTTTGGTAGGGCTTTTATGTACACTTATCAGAAGAATGTCAACACTTACTAATTCGTATGAAATCCATTATTATTTTTTATTAAATTACGCACTTAATCACACAAATACAGTCACATATGAAATATTTCAAATTTACTTTTTTATTTTTCATCACCGTTTCTTCCTTCCTTACCGCTCAGACCGCTCCTGCCATAGAATGGGGGAAATCATTGGGTGGAAATTATATTGAACTTTCCCCGGATATTTACCAGACCTCAGACGGAGGATACATAACAGCCGGGGCTTCTAATTCTCAAAATGGAGATGTTACGGGAAATCATGGCAGTCTCGATTACTGGGTGGTAAAATTAGAATCCAATGGAAACATTCAATGGCAAAAATCATTTGGAGGAACAGCAGATGACCAGGCACATTCTGTACGTCAAACTGCAGATGGAGGATATATTGTAGCAGGCTCTACCGAATCCACCAATGGACAAGTTACAGGAAACCACGGAAACAATGATTACTGGGTCATAAAACTGGACGCTTCAGGAAGTTTAGAATGGCAGAAAACGTTGGGTGGAAGCAGCAATGATATTGCCAGATCAGTACGCCAGACCTCAGATGGAGGATACATTGTTGCAGGAAGCTCATCCTCCAGTAACGGAGATATAAGTGGAAATCACGGAGGCAGCGACTACTGGATTGTAAAACTGACCTCTACCGGAAACATACAGTGGGAAAAGTCTCTCGGAGGCAATAACAGCGACGACGCTTCATCAATTGCACAAACTACAGACAACGGTTATATCATAGCCGGGACTTCATCTTCCAATAATGGGGACGTTACAGGAAATCATGGCGACACTGATTACTGGGTAGTAAAAATTAACTCAGCAGGAGTTCTTCAATGGCAAAAATCTCTTGGAGGCAGCAGTACAGAGACCGGACAAGCTATTGCTCAGACTCAGGACAGTGGATATATCGTTGCCGGATCGTCATCATCCGATAATGGAGATATTACAGGAAACCATGGAAGCTTTGATTACTGGGTCGTGAAACTTAATTCGGCAGGAAATCTTCAGTGGCAAAAATCTTTCGGTGAAATTTATTATGACTACGCATTTGATATTAAAAATACAAATGACGGTGGATATATTGTTTCCGGATTTTCAGAATCAACAGCAATAAAAGGCTTTGGATCTAATGATTATTGGATGATCAAACTATTACCTGATGGAAATATAGAATGGGATAAAAAATTAGGCGGCCTCACAGATGATTATGCAACAGCAGCCCAGCAAACTGCAGACGGAGGTTACGTGATCAGCGGTTTTTCCAACTCCGTTACACCACCTCCTGCTTTACATTACAATTACTGGATAGTAAAATTATTGGGGAACAAAGAATTAGGAATAGCAGAAAATTCAGGTTCCAATACATCTGTATTATATCCTAATCCCGCAAAAGATATTATTTACATCGATCATCTTTCCGGAGAAACTCTTATCAATATCACGGATATGTCCGGAAGGAAATTATTCAGTCAGAAATTCACTGATAAGAAGGTCGCAATAGATACCAGCCCATTCATAAATGGTGTTTATATGATTCAGGTTCAGGATAAAGGAAAAATAATATTATCCGATAAACTGATCATCAAAAAATAATCCAACAAACACTTAAAGTATCACAAAACCTTATGAAATTAAAACATCATGAGGTTTTTTTATGTTAAATAATAAATTAATTTACAAAATTCATATCATTTAAGAAATTTAGGTATAAACTTTGCATCGGTTCCTCCAAACTACGATCGGGTTTTCAAATTTCATTCAATACCGTTTAACATTTAAAATTATGAATTATGGCTGAAGTAATTGCACAAGACAAGCAAGGAAGCAAACAAAAGAAAAAATTAATCAGAGTAGACATGACCCCGATGGTGGATTTGGGATTCTTACTCATTACGTTCTTTATGTTCACAACGAACTTTACAAAACCTAATGTGATGGATCTGGGACTTCCGGCGAAAGGAACTCCTCCTGGTGGACCCACGGTTGTAGATCAAAGAAATCAGGTTACATTTATTCTGGGGAAAGACAACAGGGTTTTCTACCACCAGAGCAATGAGAAAGATCTAAATGCCGGAAACCTGAAAGAAACAGATTTCAGCGGCATAAAAATCTCTAAAATCATTTCTGAAGCCTACAAAAACGCTCCGAAACCTAATAATTTCACTGTGATTATAAAACCTACAGACGATGCCAACTATAAAAACTTCGTAGATATTCTGGATAATATCGCGATTTCTAAAAAAGAAACATACGGCATCACAGATATAAAACCTTGGGAAAAGAAAGTTTATACAGAATTAACCAAATAACACAGAAGAGCATTTTTAGAATGCTCTTTTTTTATTTACATTTGATGATACAACTGATTTCAGAACCAGACCGTGTCTGTTGAAATATTTTTAACTTTTATATAATTTACGATCATGCTGAACTTTGAAAGAAAAGGAAATGGAAAAGAAACTTTAGTACTGCTTCACGGCTTTATGGAAAATCTTTCTATCTGGAGTGATATGGAACCTCATCTTTCCGACCATTTTTCCCTGTTGAAAATAGATCTTCCTGGGCATGGGCAGTCTGATATTTTAGCTGAAGTCCATACAATGGAACTGATGGCTGATGAAGTGAAAAAAGTTCTGGATCATGAGAAGCTCAATAAGGTCCATCTGCTGGGACATTCCATGGGAGGTTACACTTCACTGGCTTTTGCAGAGAAATATCCTGAGAAGCTTAAAAGTTTAACCCTATTCTTTTCTACCTATTTCCCTGACGACGAGGAGAAAAAACAGCAGCGGATTAAAAGCTACAGAATTATCAAAGATGCCTTTGCGCACTATGCCAGAGCCGGAGTCCCCAATCTTTTCAACCCCAATGAAAGGGATATTCTGGAAGGAAAAATTGAAACCGCTCTGGAAACTGCCCTTTCTACTAATAATATGGGTGCTCTTGCCTGTGTAAAAGGCATGGTGGAAAGAACTGATAAAAAATACATCATGGAAAATCTGGATGCTAAAATCCTGGTCCTGGCCGGGAAACACGATAATGCGGTAAAAACAGATACCATGATTAAACATCTTCCGGACAGAACCAATATAAAATCATACATTCTGGACTGCGGACACAACGGACACTGGGAAAAACCAGGCATCTGTGCAGAGATTATCAATACGGAACTTCTTCACAATCTTCCAAAAAGGCTAGTCCTTTAAAAACAGCCTGTAGTGACAGGTATTAGCCTGTGCATATCAAAATTTCTTGTATCTTAGTAGAGATTAATTATCTCAATGGGTTTATTCTCGTTCAAAAAAAAGAAACCGCCGGTCATCGGCCTTACGCTTTCCGGTGGAGGAATGCGTGGAATTGCCCATATCGCGGTACTGAAAGCTCTGGAAGAATATAATCTGAAACCGCACATTATCTCAGGAACCAGTGCCGGCTCTATTGTTGGAGCTTTCTATTCTTTTGGAAAATCACCGGATGAGATGATGGATATCGTGAGACATACTACTTTCTTTTCCAGATCTTATCTCAAGCTTTCCAGGAATGGTATTTTCAGCTCAAATTTCATCGTAAAACTATTTAACGATCATTTCCCTGAGAATGATTTTAAGATCCTAAAAATCCCTGTTTACGTAACTGCTACAGAAATGACCCATGGTATTGTGGATTTCTTTTCAGAAGGAGAACTTTTCGGACCTCTTCTGGCCTCGTCAAGCGTTCCTTTCATTCTGCCACCTGTAAGAATAGGCGAAAAAATATATGTTGACGGAGGTGTTCTGGACAATCTTCCGATTGAACCGATTATTGATAAATGTGATTTTTTAATTGCGTCCCATGTCAATTCTATAAGTTATGACGGACTCAACAAGATGAGCCTGATGAAAGAATTCGACAGAATCCTCCATTTAGCTATTGCCAAATCGGTGTATTCTAAAGTGAAATCTTGTGATATTTTCTTAGATCCTCCTAAAATGACGAAATTCAGTTTATTCAGCAAGAAAAACCTGGACATTATGTTTCAGGAGGTTTATGAATATACATGTAAAGAGTTAGAAGAGAAAGGATATAAAAAAGGCTCCCCAATGGAGAGCCTTTAATTACCTGATTATTAAATATAATTATTCTTTGATCACTTTAAATGTCTGTTCAGAATCCTGTGTTTTTACTTTTACAAGATATACTCCTGATTTCAAATCATTAGTCTGAATCACAGAAACATTTTCTTTAACGGATTTAACCAATCTGCCTTCAGCAGAATAGAATGTTACTTCTGTTACTTTTCTATCCGCTGCTGAAATATTTAAAACATCCTTCATTGGATTCGGATACACGGTTAATTTCGTTTTAGCATTAGTCTCATTCACGGCCAATGTTCCGGCAGGAACGATGGTGATACTATAATCTTCCGCCTGTCCATAAGCAGTTGTTCCTGTAGTAGCTGTAAGCGTTGTACCTGAAGAATAACAAGGGCTTAAATAGATCGTTGTTCCATAAGTCTTTTTAATTCTCATTCTGGTCTTTCCTAATGTTGCAGTAGCAGGGACAACAATATTTCCGATGGCCGTTTTTCCATCTATACCGGTAGAATTCAATAATGTTACTGCAGTAGCTGCTGTACCGAAAAACACTTCTCCAGTATCCAGGAAGTCTCCATCCTGATTCCAGTCTATATATGCAATAAATCTATTCGAATTATTCCCGTCTGTATTTCCTTTGAAAGTTATCGGATAAGTTCCTCCCTGTTCTACTGATACATTTTTATTAGCGTAATTTTCATGGGCAGGACTTGTCAATGCTTCAGAAGAAGTATTCGTCATATTCCTTAACTGAACAGAGGTAATAGGTTCAATACCTGAAGTAAATAATAAGTTACCAAAACAGTAAGGAGCAAATGATTCTCCCGTTGTAAAGCTGGAAGTTTGACATCCGACAGCTACACCGGCTGCATTTTTAGCGACAACTTTCCAATAGTATGTTGTATTCCCCAACAATGTGGTAAAATCAGCAAATAAATAATTGCTGGCAACCAGAGTTGTAGGATTAGGATTTGTATCCAGATACAGCTCATAGCTGTCTACCTTTGCTCCCGAAGCAGGTGCCGTCCATGTTAATGTGGCAGCATTAGGATTTACTCCTGTCGCTCCATTGGTTGGTGCAGTTAAAGCGGCCACACAATTAGGAACAACCGTAGGCGCAACATCACTGGTTACATCATCAAACAGTAGTCTGAACATATCCGCAGAAGTGGAGTGAAATCCAACATATACTGTTTGTCCTACATAAGAAGAGAGATCTACTGAGAAGAAAGTCCATTTACTTGGAGCAGGTGCCACAGGAGTAAGTACAGTTGTAAAAGCAGCTGCAGTGGCTGTTGTAGTAGATAATTTAACAGCATAACTTTCCACATAATTAGGATCCTGATTCTTCACAAAATAGGTAAGCCTGTCATTAACACCTGCTACTACTGTAATGGCAGGAGTTACTAAAAAATCATCATGGGCTGCAGTACTGTAATTAATTTGAGCAGCATTAGGCAATGAATACACACTTCTTGGAGCTCCCGGTCCAAAAGTAAACCCGGTGGTATCTCCTCCGTTAATTATACTCCATCCTGCAGGAGTTGTAGTACCTGCATCAAAATTTTGAAAAAATTGTGCATTAGCCAGAAATGGTAATGCAAACAACAATGTAAGTAATTTTGTTTTCATAAAATAATCTGTTTTTTTATTAATTCATTGCCTAAAGTACAATAAATCTATAAACAAAACAAACTATAAGATAGAACTTTACGGTTTATTAAGTTCTTCTTTTTCTAGAAAACGGTTAAAATCTTCAATCGTATTCTCTAAAGATCCAGAAGATTTTCCCCCGGCTGCATTAATATGGCCACCACCGTTAAAATATTTTCTGGAAAACTGGTTGACATCTACATCATCTTTACTTCTGAAAGAAATTTTAATAAAATCATCATATAAATCTTCCATAAAGAAAGCTGCCATTTTCACTCCGGCAATGCTCAGTCCGTAATTTACAAAACCTTCCGTATCTCCTTTCTGGAAACCATATTCCTTCAGTTCGTTTCTTGTTAGTGACAATACCGCTACTTTACCATCATTTACCACTTCTATTCTTCCCAGCACAAGAGCAAGAAGATGAAGACGGGAAACCGTATTCGTATCCCATGTATTTGAAGTAATAATAGAAGGATCTGCCCCCTTTTCTATCAGATTAGCGATGATTCTATGAGTTGTTGCACTTGTAGAACGAAAACGGAAACCGCCTGTATCCGTCATAATACCGGTATAAAGACATTCTGCAATATCCTGATTGACCAATTTTTCATCATTCATTGCTTCAATAAAATGATAAATCATCTGTGAAGTTGCCGGTATCACGGTATCAGAATAGACAAAATCAAAATTTTCCGGTTGCTGATGGTGGTCGATAAGGATTTTTTTAGCTCTAGCTTTGGTCAGCCAGTCACCCAATATCCCTATTCTTGAAGGAGAGTTAAAATCAAGGCAGAAGATCACATCTGCACCACTGATCAGATCAGATGCATATTTTCTCTTGTATTCTCCGATGATCACCTTTTTAGATTCCGGCATCCATTTCAGAAACTTTGGAAAATCATTAGGTACAATTACTTCCGCGGGAATTCCTTTTGCACTTAAATAGTGTTTTAATCCCAGACTGGAACCAATAGCATCTCCGTCCGGATTGTAATGGGTAAGGATAACTATCTTGCTTTCAGGCGTAAGTAATGCATTGATATCTAAAAGTTCTGTTGGTGTAAACATCGTGTGTTTATTTTTCTTTAAATTTGAGTTTTCAAAGATAGAGCTTTTAAATAAATCATTTCAATATAATTTCCGCACCTGAATTTCATTTCCCTGTAAAGGATTACAGATATGGTCTTAAAAACATTTCAAATAATTTATAAAAAAAGATGAGTAAAATTTGTAACTTTTAAAAATTTCTATATCTTTGCAACCTGAAAATTAATAGATTAATTACGATTTAAATATATAGTAATGAGTAAAAGAACATTCCAGCCATCAGAAAGAAAGAAAAGAAACAAACACGGTTTCAGAGAAAGAATGTCTACGCCAAATGGTAGAAGAGTTTTGGCAGCAAGAAGAGCTAAAGGCAGAAAGAGTTTAACTGTTAGTGGGGCACGCGCTAAGAGATAATTCTCGAATTATCATATACAGATCATGCTTGAAAAGAAGTTTTTCAGGCATTTTTTGTTGTTAAAATTTCCTAAAGTTTAGGTTTCTTAAGCTTCTTTTTTCTATTTTTAAGATCTGAAAAAATATTTTAGAAATAGTACGATAAAATTGAATTATGCCGCATACAAATATCTCCGGAGATAATATAATAAGCTTACAGCACGCAAAAATTGCACAAAAAAACTTCACTGTTCTTACTGATGTTAATCTTAACATCAAAAAAGGCAGATTCTGCTACCTTATCGGAAAGACAGGTTCCGGAAAAAGTTCACTTCTGAAAACGCTTTACGGACACATTCCTTTAGCATCGGGACATGGTGCTGTAGTAGGTTTTGAGCTGGCCAAACTGAAACCTTCAGATATTCCTAACCTGAGAAGGAAATTAGGGATTGTATTCCAGGATTTCCAGTTGCTTTCTGACAGAACAGTTGAGAAAAACTTAAAATTCGTTCTTGAGGCAACAGGATGGAATGATAAGTTAAAAATGGAAGACCGTATCAACGAAGTTTTAGGCAGTGTAAACATGAAAAGCAAAAAGCATAAAATGCCGCACGAACTTTCCGGAGGAGAGCAGCAGCGTGTAGCGATTGCCAGAGCTTTACTGAATCATCCTGATCTTATTTTAGCCGATGAGCCTACAGGAAACCTTGACCCTGAAACATCTAATGAAATCATGACACTTCTGAAGCAGGTTGCCCTTGAAAATGGCGCTGCAGTCGTAATGGCTACCCATGACTACCACATGATTCAGAACTTCCCGGGAGAAGCTATCAGATGTGAAGACGGAAAAGTTTCTGTTTTGGATACTGCAGAATTATTTGAATAAAATATCAAATGAAAACATTAAAAGTTGAGAAACTAAGATCGTAAGATAAAGACGATAGTCGTATCTGATTTCCAATCTCTAGCTTTTATTTTTAAATACATGAAACTCCCTGGTGAGTTCAAGATATTGGTCCGAGTATTGTCTCGGACTTTTTTCTATGACAAAATCAGAGTCTTCAATACGCCCCTCTATCAAAGAAAACTCAAGAACTAATCTTTTCGTTTTTGAATTTTCAATCCCTTTGATATTGACTTTACGTCTCAGAAACAAATGATTCTCAGAGGCTGTCGCAATAAAACTACTTCCAACCTCCACAGGAATAATAACTGACAAAATACCGTGATCTGATAAAAACTGCACAGAGGACACAATAAGCTGTTGAAAATTCAACTCTACGGTTTGACGGGCAATTTTATCTTTTTCTGATTCTGATTCTTCAAAATAAGGAGGATTTGAAACAATCAGATCAAATTTCTCTTCTGTTTGAAAGGTTTTAAGATCCTGATGAATATTTTTCAGTCTTGTATGAAAAGGAGAATGTTCAAAATTTGCTTTAGTCAATGCAACTGCATCCTCATTAATATCCAACCCCAGAAAGAATGCATGGATATTTCGCTGTGCAAGCATCAACGAGATCAGGCCGGTTCCGGTTCCGATTTCCAAAACCTTCGAAGCATTTTCTATATGAGCCAAAACACCAAGCAATACTCCGTCTGTCCCAACACGGAAGACGTCTTTTGACTGCTGAATTTCAAAATGTTTAAATGTAAAAGGTTTCACTATAAATTGGTAGGCAGTGTAATGGTAAATGTAGACCCCTTCCCTACTTCTGACTTCACAACAATCTCGCCCTTATAATCTTCTATCATTTTTCTTACCATAGAGAGCCCAAGCCCCATTCCACTGTTTTTAGAAGTAAAATTAGGTTCAAATATTCTTTCGTACATATTTTCAGGGATCCCGATTCCGTTGTCCTGTACAGAAATCATAACTCTTCTCTGGTGCTGCTCCACATCTACATTGATGATCAGTTTACGTTCATCACTTTGCGCCTGCTTTGCATTGGTGACAAGATTGGTAATAATTCTGGAAAGGTAAATCCTGTCCATATTGATCATAATATTTCCCTTATTGGAATGCATAAAAATACTGTCGTCATTGAAAACGCGCAGAATATCTTCCACTTCCGTATTAAGATTAATGACCTCGTTATTTTTTTCAGGAAGCTTGGCAAATTCTGAAAAAGCAGAAGCAACAGTAGCAATCAGATCGATCTGATCTACCATTGTTTTGCTCATCTGTTTTACTCTTTCTCTGATATTCGGATCTTCAGGATCAAATTTTCTTTCAAAATTCTGAATGGTAAGCTTCATCGGCGTAAGCGGATTTTTCACCTCGTGAGCCACCTGTTTTGCCATTTCTCTCCAGGCTTCTTCGGAAGCTTTGAACCTGAGCCTTTCTTTCTGATCCTGGATCTGCAGAATCATTCTGTTATAAGCTCTCGCCAACGCATTCAGTTCATCGTTTTTATAATATCTGATAGGCCGCATTTCATTTTCAAACAAGGTAATGCGGGTAATCATATCAGAAAATTTAGTAATATTCTTCGCCAGACTGTTAGAAGTTACCCAGCTGATCCAGATACTGAACAGGATAAGGAAAATATCTACCAGAAGGATATATTTGATATACTGGCTGAGAACATCCAGATAGGCCGATTCATTATGATACAAAGGAATATAGACAATTCCTATAGGTTCCAGCTCATTATTCTTTAAAACAAGATAAGAAGAGGTAAACACAGCATCTTTAGCTTTGTCGTACCCTTTAATATCAACCCTGGAATCAGTGGCCAGAATTTTATTGACAATATTGAGAGGAATTGTTTTCTGATCGATAAGACTTTCGTCTTTATTGGAAAGAAGATAACTTCCTTTCAGATCATAGATTACAATATCGTGTTGATTAATATCCGCTATTTCGAAGATTTTATTTCCCAAGACCATTGGCAGGTCATCTGTTTTGACCAGGGTCCGGCTAACGGCATAGTCCAGATACCTCATCACAGCATTGGTTTTCTCCTGCATATCAATATTACTCTGCTGCAGAGAGTTATTCCTTAAAACAAAATAAGGAACCAGCGATGTAGCGACAACACTTAAAAAACATACAAGTAAGAAACCGAAAAATACCCGGTTCCTTAAGCTGTATCCTTTGTATTTACTTATTGGCATACTACTTTTTAATTAACCTAGCAATATACTTACCAATGATGTCAAATTCTAAATTTACTTTATCCCCGATTTTCAGGTGCTGCATATTGGTAAACTCCCAGGTA includes:
- a CDS encoding protein-disulfide reductase DsbD family protein; translated protein: MKFRNWFLVMLLFLATAINAQIKNPVKFKFTVNDLGNNQYEAVLNATMESGWHIYSKDLPEDTGIPTEYKVSGKNIELIGKFTEVGKKHEEFSEAFGGTIVFYSNSAGFKQKFKLKDPTKPADVISEITYQTCDDRVCLAPNTLEFNQKITPKGATEETAEEKTEATKDSVKTLETVTTVPAKGEVKVTETSQLDPKQLKIATIDFQKPLTDCGTAVEKVGENYWTYLFLGFAGGLIALLTPCVFPMIPLTVSFFTKGSSNKAKGKRDALIYGFFILLIFVLLSVPFHLIDGIAGNIFNEISTSVWLNITFFIIFIFFAGSFFGYYDITLPSSIANKSSKAEEAGGIVGIFFMALTLVIVSFSCTGPILGGLLGSAVTGSSNVPMLLTFALAGFGLAWAIVFGLLALFPQALKSLPKSGGWMNTVKVVLGFVELALALKFLSKADLVSKTFLLKRELFIVIWIVIAIGLALYLFGIIRFPHDDKKPKISITRKILGALGIGFVIYLIQGLIPAERPKLQLLSGILPPLNVSYFHDEKDGILGMHPEHDFFKAIELAKKENKPILIDFTGYGCENCRKMEEFVWSEPDILPILQNDVVLASLYVDDKEELPEDQKTKIDLGDGQVKKVKTIGDRWSLFQQVNFNNNSQPHYVLITPDGKVINTPVSGYMPKEDFKKFLECGVNFYKTIQ
- a CDS encoding T9SS type A sorting domain-containing protein; translation: MKYFKFTFLFFITVSSFLTAQTAPAIEWGKSLGGNYIELSPDIYQTSDGGYITAGASNSQNGDVTGNHGSLDYWVVKLESNGNIQWQKSFGGTADDQAHSVRQTADGGYIVAGSTESTNGQVTGNHGNNDYWVIKLDASGSLEWQKTLGGSSNDIARSVRQTSDGGYIVAGSSSSSNGDISGNHGGSDYWIVKLTSTGNIQWEKSLGGNNSDDASSIAQTTDNGYIIAGTSSSNNGDVTGNHGDTDYWVVKINSAGVLQWQKSLGGSSTETGQAIAQTQDSGYIVAGSSSSDNGDITGNHGSFDYWVVKLNSAGNLQWQKSFGEIYYDYAFDIKNTNDGGYIVSGFSESTAIKGFGSNDYWMIKLLPDGNIEWDKKLGGLTDDYATAAQQTADGGYVISGFSNSVTPPPALHYNYWIVKLLGNKELGIAENSGSNTSVLYPNPAKDIIYIDHLSGETLINITDMSGRKLFSQKFTDKKVAIDTSPFINGVYMIQVQDKGKIILSDKLIIKK
- a CDS encoding biopolymer transporter ExbD translates to MAEVIAQDKQGSKQKKKLIRVDMTPMVDLGFLLITFFMFTTNFTKPNVMDLGLPAKGTPPGGPTVVDQRNQVTFILGKDNRVFYHQSNEKDLNAGNLKETDFSGIKISKIISEAYKNAPKPNNFTVIIKPTDDANYKNFVDILDNIAISKKETYGITDIKPWEKKVYTELTK
- a CDS encoding alpha/beta fold hydrolase, with translation MLNFERKGNGKETLVLLHGFMENLSIWSDMEPHLSDHFSLLKIDLPGHGQSDILAEVHTMELMADEVKKVLDHEKLNKVHLLGHSMGGYTSLAFAEKYPEKLKSLTLFFSTYFPDDEEKKQQRIKSYRIIKDAFAHYARAGVPNLFNPNERDILEGKIETALETALSTNNMGALACVKGMVERTDKKYIMENLDAKILVLAGKHDNAVKTDTMIKHLPDRTNIKSYILDCGHNGHWEKPGICAEIINTELLHNLPKRLVL
- a CDS encoding patatin-like phospholipase family protein, with the protein product MGLFSFKKKKPPVIGLTLSGGGMRGIAHIAVLKALEEYNLKPHIISGTSAGSIVGAFYSFGKSPDEMMDIVRHTTFFSRSYLKLSRNGIFSSNFIVKLFNDHFPENDFKILKIPVYVTATEMTHGIVDFFSEGELFGPLLASSSVPFILPPVRIGEKIYVDGGVLDNLPIEPIIDKCDFLIASHVNSISYDGLNKMSLMKEFDRILHLAIAKSVYSKVKSCDIFLDPPKMTKFSLFSKKNLDIMFQEVYEYTCKELEEKGYKKGSPMESL